In Halomarina salina, one DNA window encodes the following:
- the cdd gene encoding cytidine deaminase translates to MDDAELVARAREAFDGAYVPYSEYPVGAALETADGTVFVGCNIENANYSNSLHAEEVAIAEAVKNGHQTFARLAVASAAQDGVTPCGMCRQTLAEFADADLRVLCDGPDGVAEYTLGDLIPNTISLETLEDAADRRERGGGR, encoded by the coding sequence ATGGACGATGCCGAACTCGTGGCCCGCGCTCGCGAGGCGTTCGACGGTGCCTACGTCCCGTACTCCGAGTACCCGGTTGGGGCGGCGCTCGAAACCGCCGACGGCACGGTGTTCGTCGGCTGTAACATCGAGAACGCCAACTACTCGAACTCGCTGCACGCAGAGGAGGTAGCCATCGCCGAGGCGGTGAAGAACGGGCACCAGACGTTCGCCCGCCTCGCCGTCGCCTCCGCAGCGCAGGACGGCGTCACGCCGTGTGGGATGTGCCGGCAGACGCTCGCCGAGTTCGCCGACGCCGACCTCCGGGTGCTCTGTGACGGCCCGGACGGCGTCGCGGAGTACACCCTGGGCGACCTCATCCCGAACACCATCTCGCTGGAGACGCTCGAAGACGCCGCGGACCGGCGGGAGCGAGGCGGTGGGCGATGA
- a CDS encoding ABC transporter permease encodes MSEATVDGDSTTGRDWTSGRFVVVGAVLVALVVLGVAGTLFPDSTAGALVDILLLPGTWSSTLVLAVPITLAAVGGIFAEKSGVINIGLEGLLIISAFTAIFAADITGSLWLGFGAAIAASVALALVFAVVCIEFRANQIIAGLAIWLIALGLAPFAARLVYGGPNTKSLPFSVPSVRNAGIPVVSPVFDSLAQVSLLGPFQALFRASLMVYLMFAVVALSWYVLNRTNFGMWVRASGENPKALDTSGVSVPRVRYAAAVLSGVFCGLGGAALSYNVSQFTGSGQTIVNGKGFIAIVAYLFGNYNPVGAMFSTFLFTGLEAIQQPLQFAGIGVPGTLIQTFPYIGVIVVLALVGRTRIPEAAGEHYETGEDN; translated from the coding sequence ATGAGTGAGGCCACCGTGGACGGCGACTCGACCACCGGCCGTGACTGGACGAGCGGTCGCTTCGTCGTCGTCGGTGCCGTCCTCGTCGCGCTCGTCGTCCTCGGCGTCGCCGGGACGCTGTTCCCGGACTCGACGGCGGGTGCGCTCGTCGACATCCTCCTGCTGCCGGGGACGTGGTCCTCGACGCTCGTGCTCGCCGTCCCCATCACGCTCGCCGCCGTCGGCGGTATCTTCGCCGAGAAGTCGGGCGTCATCAATATCGGGCTCGAAGGGTTGCTCATCATCTCGGCGTTCACGGCCATCTTCGCGGCCGACATCACCGGGAGCCTGTGGCTCGGGTTCGGGGCGGCCATCGCCGCCAGCGTCGCGCTGGCGCTGGTGTTCGCCGTCGTCTGCATCGAGTTCCGCGCGAACCAGATCATCGCCGGACTGGCCATCTGGCTCATCGCGCTCGGCCTGGCACCGTTCGCGGCGCGCCTCGTCTACGGCGGCCCGAACACCAAGAGCCTCCCGTTCTCGGTGCCGTCGGTCCGGAACGCGGGCATTCCGGTCGTCTCGCCGGTGTTCGACAGCCTCGCACAGGTGAGCCTGCTCGGACCGTTCCAGGCGCTGTTCCGAGCGTCGCTGATGGTGTACCTCATGTTCGCCGTCGTCGCCCTCAGCTGGTACGTGCTCAACCGGACGAACTTCGGGATGTGGGTCCGCGCGAGCGGCGAGAACCCGAAGGCGCTGGACACCAGCGGCGTGAGCGTTCCCCGCGTCCGCTACGCCGCCGCCGTCCTCTCGGGTGTGTTCTGCGGACTGGGCGGGGCCGCGCTGTCGTACAACGTCAGCCAGTTCACCGGGAGCGGACAGACCATCGTCAACGGCAAGGGGTTCATCGCCATCGTCGCGTACCTGTTCGGCAACTACAACCCCGTTGGGGCGATGTTCTCGACGTTCCTGTTCACCGGCCTGGAGGCGATTCAACAGCCGCTGCAGTTCGCCGGCATCGGCGTCCCCGGGACGCTCATCCAGACGTTCCCCTACATCGGCGTCATCGTCGTCCTCGCGCTGGTCGGCCGCACGCGCATCCCGGAGGCGGCGGGCGAGCACTACGAGACCGGCGAGGACAACTGA
- a CDS encoding ABC transporter permease, which produces MSGAGDADDGRDRSDATGDSGGPDDGGGTGGTGGSPGSDGTDWGNRARVALDRLVEASAFERVLISFAALLLSILIGAVVILAAGRTATCETAATTYFGYGFCYDPFRVYDRLFLGALGNPVNPLFDPLHGEFAAPIREGWTPFNSRLADTLTETTVLVMTGLSVAVAFKAGIFNIGTQGQMVVGGLASTVGMLLVAPLVSGLAATVVLITVGVVVGAVFGGLYGAIPGALKAYADANEVITTIMLNFVASLVALYLLQNVFGDPESLSTKTRDLPAEASFPKLLYAPTDEFSILALVFVTLLVGATYYLLRYTSFGYDLRTSGLQPEAAEYGGVDAARTVVASMTISGGLAGIAGTVYVLLFSGYFQLPLPAYGFDGITVSILAGNNPLGVLPAAFLFGVLKSGAISIQTDPNVDIPIQLVGVLRGLIILFVAMPEFFRLLGKRLSNTGRRGRRLGGAVRSDGGHPGGEHDE; this is translated from the coding sequence ATGAGCGGCGCAGGTGACGCGGACGACGGACGCGACCGCAGCGACGCGACCGGTGACAGCGGTGGCCCCGACGACGGTGGCGGAACTGGCGGGACCGGGGGGAGTCCCGGCAGCGACGGCACCGACTGGGGGAACAGAGCGCGCGTCGCCCTCGACCGACTGGTCGAGGCGAGCGCGTTCGAGCGCGTCCTCATCAGTTTCGCCGCGCTGCTGCTCTCCATCCTCATCGGTGCGGTGGTCATCCTCGCGGCGGGACGCACGGCGACGTGCGAGACGGCCGCGACGACGTACTTCGGCTACGGCTTCTGTTACGACCCGTTCCGGGTGTACGACAGGCTGTTCCTCGGAGCGCTCGGGAACCCCGTCAACCCGCTGTTCGACCCGCTCCACGGCGAGTTCGCCGCCCCCATCCGCGAGGGGTGGACGCCGTTCAACTCCCGACTGGCCGACACGCTGACTGAGACCACCGTCCTCGTGATGACGGGGCTGTCGGTCGCCGTCGCGTTCAAGGCGGGTATCTTCAACATCGGGACGCAGGGCCAGATGGTCGTCGGCGGACTGGCGAGCACCGTCGGGATGCTCCTCGTCGCACCGCTGGTCTCGGGGCTGGCGGCTACGGTCGTCCTCATCACGGTCGGCGTCGTCGTCGGAGCGGTGTTCGGCGGTCTCTACGGTGCGATACCGGGGGCGCTGAAGGCGTACGCGGACGCGAACGAGGTCATCACGACAATCATGCTCAACTTCGTCGCGTCGCTCGTCGCACTCTACCTGCTCCAGAACGTGTTCGGCGACCCGGAGAGCCTCTCGACGAAGACGCGTGACCTCCCGGCGGAGGCGTCGTTCCCCAAACTCCTGTACGCGCCGACCGACGAGTTCTCCATCCTCGCGCTGGTGTTCGTCACCCTGCTCGTCGGGGCGACGTACTACCTCCTCCGGTACACCTCGTTCGGGTACGACCTCCGGACGAGCGGGCTCCAGCCGGAGGCCGCCGAGTACGGCGGCGTCGACGCCGCCCGGACCGTCGTGGCCAGCATGACCATCTCCGGGGGCCTCGCGGGCATCGCCGGCACCGTCTACGTCCTGCTGTTCTCGGGGTACTTCCAGCTCCCGCTGCCCGCGTACGGTTTCGACGGCATCACCGTCTCCATCCTCGCGGGGAACAACCCGCTGGGGGTCCTCCCCGCGGCGTTCCTGTTCGGCGTGCTGAAGAGCGGAGCCATCTCCATCCAGACCGACCCGAACGTCGACATCCCCATCCAGCTCGTCGGCGTCCTCCGCGGGCTCATCATCCTGTTCGTGGCGATGCCCGAGTTCTTCCGCCTGCTCGGCAAGCGCCTGTCGAACACCGGCCGCCGCGGCCGTCGCCTCGGTGGCGCCGTCCGCTCGGACGGCGGCCACCCCGGAGGTGAGCACGATGAGTGA
- a CDS encoding ABC transporter ATP-binding protein, with protein sequence MTTAVHLDGITKRFPGVVANDDVDLAVERGTVHALLGENGAGKTTLMNVLYGLYSADEGSVVVDDVERHFGTPRDAIDAGVGMIHQHFMLVDPMTVAENVTLGSEPRKWFGLAVDRDAATRSVDDLCDRYGFDVNPDDRVEDIPVGVQQRVEILKALYRGADVLILDEPTAVLTPQEVEDLFDVFDELTDQGKTIIFITHKLGEAMHAADDVTVLRDGENVGTVPADETTREQLAELMVGREVLLEVEKTPADPGDVTLDVSGLRVSDGRGVEQVSGVDLDAREGEIFGIAGVDGNGQTELVEAITGLRSADDGTVSFDGQDVTGRSRRHRIEEGMAYIPEDRHERGLVMEFDLVENGLLGSQHSPPYATNGRLDWTEARTHAEDVIAEYDVRPPNADASAESLSGGNQQKFIVGREFARDPRFVVAMHPTRGVDIGSTEFIHEQLLGLRDDGAGVLLVSSQLDEVRGLSDRLAVMHDGEFMAVVDPETVTEEEIGLLMAGERPERFDEGDGEQRPSTAGTPGGER encoded by the coding sequence ATGACGACTGCCGTCCACCTCGACGGAATCACGAAACGTTTCCCCGGCGTCGTCGCCAACGACGACGTCGACCTCGCCGTCGAGCGCGGCACGGTCCACGCCCTGCTCGGCGAGAACGGTGCGGGCAAGACCACGCTGATGAACGTCCTCTACGGCCTCTACAGCGCCGACGAGGGCAGCGTCGTCGTCGACGACGTCGAGCGTCACTTCGGGACGCCACGCGACGCCATCGACGCCGGTGTCGGGATGATCCACCAGCACTTCATGCTCGTCGACCCGATGACCGTCGCCGAGAACGTCACGCTCGGCTCCGAACCGCGCAAGTGGTTCGGCCTCGCGGTCGACCGCGACGCGGCGACGCGGAGCGTCGACGACCTCTGTGACCGGTACGGCTTCGACGTGAACCCCGACGACCGCGTCGAGGACATCCCGGTCGGCGTCCAGCAGCGCGTCGAGATTCTCAAGGCGCTGTACCGCGGTGCCGACGTGCTCATCCTCGACGAACCGACGGCCGTCCTCACGCCACAGGAGGTCGAGGACCTCTTCGACGTGTTCGACGAACTCACCGACCAGGGCAAGACCATCATATTCATCACGCACAAACTCGGCGAGGCGATGCACGCCGCCGACGACGTCACCGTCCTCCGGGACGGGGAGAACGTCGGCACCGTCCCCGCCGACGAGACCACCAGAGAGCAGTTGGCCGAACTGATGGTCGGCCGCGAGGTGCTGCTCGAAGTGGAGAAGACCCCTGCCGACCCCGGCGACGTGACGCTGGACGTCTCGGGACTGCGCGTCAGCGACGGCCGGGGCGTCGAGCAGGTGTCGGGCGTGGACCTCGACGCCCGCGAGGGCGAGATCTTCGGCATCGCGGGCGTCGACGGCAACGGCCAGACGGAACTGGTCGAGGCCATCACCGGCCTCCGGAGCGCGGACGACGGCACCGTCTCGTTCGACGGGCAGGACGTCACCGGTCGCTCGCGTCGTCACCGCATCGAGGAGGGGATGGCGTACATCCCCGAGGACCGACACGAGCGGGGGCTGGTGATGGAGTTCGACCTCGTCGAGAACGGCCTGCTCGGCAGCCAGCACTCCCCGCCCTACGCCACGAACGGCCGCCTCGACTGGACCGAGGCCCGGACGCACGCCGAGGACGTCATCGCGGAGTACGACGTGCGACCGCCGAACGCCGACGCGAGCGCCGAGTCGCTGTCGGGCGGGAACCAGCAGAAGTTCATCGTCGGGCGCGAGTTCGCCCGCGACCCGCGGTTCGTCGTCGCGATGCATCCCACGCGCGGGGTCGACATCGGGTCGACCGAGTTCATCCACGAGCAGTTGCTCGGGTTGCGAGACGACGGGGCGGGCGTCCTGCTCGTCTCCTCGCAACTCGACGAGGTCCGCGGCCTCTCGGACCGCCTCGCGGTGATGCACGACGGCGAGTTCATGGCCGTCGTCGACCCCGAGACGGTGACCGAGGAGGAGATCGGCCTGCTGATGGCCGGGGAACGTCCCGAGCGGTTCGACGAGGGGGACGGCGAGCAGCGCCCGAGCACCGCCGGGACCCCCGGAGGTGAGCGATGA
- a CDS encoding BMP family lipoprotein has translation MDRRKFLKGVGVAGVAGLAGCTGGPEEENDSTQNDSSGGGSTAETTTGTEGNASGNGSTESTDSGGSGGSANIGMVYATGGLGDGSFNDQAQVGLQQAAEEFDIQYNESEPEQATEFKTYQQSYAESTNPDYDLVSCIGFAQAEALGEVSGQFPDQDFMIVDAVVEADNVANYTFAEHEGSFLVGQMAGLLTTQEFSAGAGETNGDATVGFVGGVESDLIKKFEAGYRAGVQAANSDVEVLSTYVGGFNDPNGGKSAANSMYSQGADIIYHASGNTGTGVFAAAQEQNRFAIGVDRDQSVTKPNSANVILASMVKRVDTAVYNSIEAVANGNFEGGATTALGLEQEGVGIVYGDAIGGEVPEEVKTQIDESRQAIIDGEVDVPTSP, from the coding sequence ATGGACCGTCGCAAATTTCTGAAGGGGGTCGGTGTCGCAGGTGTGGCCGGACTCGCCGGCTGTACCGGTGGCCCGGAGGAGGAGAACGACAGCACGCAGAACGACTCGTCCGGTGGGGGTTCGACCGCCGAGACGACGACAGGGACGGAGGGGAACGCGTCCGGCAACGGGTCGACGGAGTCCACGGACTCCGGCGGGTCGGGTGGCAGCGCGAACATCGGGATGGTGTACGCGACCGGCGGCCTCGGTGACGGGTCGTTCAACGACCAGGCGCAGGTCGGTCTGCAGCAGGCCGCCGAGGAGTTCGACATCCAGTACAACGAGTCCGAACCGGAGCAGGCCACCGAGTTCAAGACGTACCAGCAGTCGTACGCCGAGTCGACGAACCCGGACTACGACCTCGTCTCGTGTATCGGGTTCGCACAGGCGGAGGCGCTCGGTGAGGTGTCGGGGCAGTTCCCCGACCAGGACTTCATGATCGTCGACGCCGTCGTCGAGGCGGACAACGTGGCGAACTACACGTTCGCCGAACACGAGGGGTCGTTCCTCGTCGGCCAGATGGCGGGACTGCTGACGACCCAGGAGTTCTCGGCGGGCGCTGGCGAGACGAACGGCGACGCGACGGTCGGTTTCGTCGGCGGCGTCGAGAGCGACCTCATCAAGAAGTTCGAGGCGGGTTACCGCGCTGGCGTCCAGGCGGCCAACTCCGACGTCGAAGTGCTGAGCACGTACGTCGGCGGCTTCAACGACCCGAACGGCGGGAAGTCGGCCGCCAACTCGATGTACAGCCAGGGCGCGGACATCATCTACCACGCCTCCGGGAACACCGGGACGGGCGTGTTCGCCGCCGCACAGGAGCAGAATCGGTTCGCAATCGGCGTCGACCGCGACCAGTCCGTGACGAAACCCAACTCCGCGAACGTCATCCTCGCGAGCATGGTCAAGCGCGTCGACACCGCCGTCTACAACTCCATCGAGGCCGTGGCCAACGGTAACTTCGAGGGCGGGGCGACGACGGCGCTCGGCCTCGAACAGGAGGGCGTCGGCATCGTCTACGGCGACGCCATCGGCGGCGAGGTGCCGGAAGAGGTCAAGACGCAGATCGACGAGTCCCGTCAGGCGATCATCGACGGGGAGGTCGACGTCCCGACCAGTCCCTGA
- a CDS encoding phosphomannomutase: MELFGTAGIRGDARKRVTPDLALSVGRAMAHEIRDRSESDGTRDELVVARDGRTTGTALVAAVEAGATSGGVQVRRAGQQPTPTLAFASRGRYGLQVTASHNPPTDNGLKLFVDGSEFDGDAEGRIEASVAEGLDPVRWNEWGDSSSVDPLPAYRDAVGEFALGHGDPLAGQTVVVDCGNGMAARATPQVLRALGARVVALNGNVDGHFPGRPSKPTPETLGDLMAFVADADDDVLGIAHDGDADRIVVVDAAGEVVHEDTILAVLSEHYVRTADAVDPVVVTTPNASGRIDDRVEAAGGRVERVKLGSLHEGIASARAAGGDVVFAGEPWKHVHTAFGPWIDGVASAAVLSVLVADRGLAALREPVTERPYRKVSVDCPDEAKTGAMATLGATLPEAYPEAAVETEYGVRLAFDDGSWVLVRPSGTEPYVRVYAESEDVDSLVGDVVGRVERAVAEV; the protein is encoded by the coding sequence ATGGAACTCTTCGGGACCGCGGGTATCCGCGGCGACGCACGCAAGCGCGTGACCCCGGACCTCGCGCTCTCGGTCGGGCGGGCGATGGCGCACGAGATACGCGACCGGAGCGAGAGCGACGGAACCCGTGACGAACTCGTCGTCGCCCGCGACGGGCGGACGACGGGGACCGCGCTCGTCGCGGCCGTCGAGGCGGGCGCGACGAGCGGCGGTGTCCAGGTCCGACGCGCGGGACAGCAACCGACGCCGACGCTCGCGTTCGCCTCGCGGGGCCGCTACGGACTGCAGGTCACCGCCAGCCACAACCCGCCGACGGACAACGGGCTGAAACTGTTCGTCGACGGGTCGGAGTTCGACGGCGACGCCGAGGGACGCATCGAGGCGTCGGTCGCCGAGGGCCTCGACCCCGTCCGGTGGAACGAGTGGGGCGACTCCTCGTCGGTCGACCCGCTCCCGGCGTACCGTGATGCGGTCGGCGAGTTCGCACTGGGGCACGGCGACCCGCTGGCGGGCCAGACGGTCGTCGTGGACTGCGGGAACGGGATGGCCGCCCGCGCCACGCCGCAGGTGCTCAGGGCGCTGGGTGCGCGCGTCGTCGCGCTGAACGGCAACGTCGACGGCCACTTCCCCGGTCGGCCGTCGAAACCCACCCCGGAGACGCTGGGGGACCTCATGGCGTTCGTCGCCGACGCGGACGACGACGTGCTCGGCATCGCCCACGACGGGGACGCGGACCGCATCGTCGTCGTCGACGCGGCGGGCGAGGTGGTCCACGAGGACACCATCCTCGCCGTCCTCTCGGAGCACTACGTCCGGACTGCCGACGCCGTGGACCCCGTGGTCGTGACGACGCCGAACGCGTCCGGCCGCATCGACGACCGGGTCGAGGCCGCCGGTGGGCGCGTCGAGCGAGTCAAACTGGGGTCGCTCCACGAGGGCATCGCCAGCGCGCGGGCCGCGGGTGGTGACGTCGTGTTCGCCGGTGAGCCGTGGAAACACGTCCACACCGCGTTCGGCCCGTGGATAGACGGCGTCGCCAGCGCCGCCGTCCTCTCGGTGCTGGTCGCCGACCGAGGACTCGCGGCGCTCCGCGAACCGGTCACCGAACGCCCCTACCGGAAGGTGAGCGTCGACTGTCCCGACGAGGCGAAGACGGGTGCGATGGCGACGCTCGGTGCGACGCTCCCCGAGGCGTACCCGGAGGCCGCCGTCGAGACGGAGTACGGCGTCCGACTCGCGTTCGACGACGGGTCGTGGGTGCTCGTGCGACCCAGCGGGACCGAACCGTACGTCCGGGTGTACGCGGAGAGCGAGGACGTCGACTCGCTCGTCGGGGACGTGGTCGGCCGGGTCGAACGCGCCGTCGCCGAGGTGTGA
- a CDS encoding DUF5793 family protein, with product MRRDYFTLDVDATGPKPVATVEFDGPAGLLDERLTDESGAPLDADGVDISYRLREPMADDANGVLALSDRYTGEFRFEVDATAVDVRALVSAARECEDDEDGQFRFVVRRSDGDTALEIDVDTLLVYDENGGLLRRHSLVSSGVEL from the coding sequence ATGAGGCGCGATTACTTCACGCTCGACGTGGACGCCACGGGTCCGAAGCCAGTGGCGACCGTCGAGTTCGACGGCCCGGCAGGGCTGTTGGACGAGCGACTGACCGACGAGTCGGGCGCTCCCCTCGACGCCGACGGCGTCGACATCTCCTACCGTCTTCGCGAACCGATGGCCGACGACGCGAACGGCGTCCTCGCACTCTCCGACCGCTACACCGGCGAGTTCCGGTTCGAGGTCGACGCGACGGCGGTCGACGTCCGCGCGCTCGTGAGCGCGGCCCGCGAGTGTGAGGACGACGAGGACGGCCAGTTCAGGTTCGTGGTCCGGCGGAGCGACGGCGACACGGCACTCGAAATCGACGTCGACACGCTCCTGGTGTACGACGAGAACGGCGGCCTCCTCCGACGCCACTCGCTCGTCTCCAGCGGCGTGGAACTCTGA
- the gyrA gene encoding DNA gyrase subunit A — protein MSSDLPGDSPDVPAERINPVRVEEEMEQSYIDYAMSVIVGRALPSAKDGLKPVQRRILYAMHEAGITSNAGHRKCSNIVGDTMGNYHPHGDQAIYDALARMAQDFSLRYPLVDGQGNFGSVDGDPPAAMRYTEARMAPIAEEMLADIEKDTVDFEGNYDDRLTEPTVLPAAVPNLLLNGASGIAVGMSTNIPPHNLGEIVDAAIEVIDDPDCTVMDLMEHVKGPDFPTGANIVGREGIVDAYQTGRGKLRVRAELEVEEEERRIVITELPYQENKARRIERIADDVNDGRIEGISDIRDESDREGIRVVIELKRGANADVVRNQLLEHHLERTFSIISLALVDGQPRVLNLKELLEQFVEHRRNVVRRRSQFELDEAEDRAHILEGRLHALDHVDEVVDLIRGSEDRDAARSALEERFDFSERQSDHIVRMQLGSLTSLEAEELQNEYEKVSAEIERLETILGDESELLGVIKEELRDIKDEYDDDRRTSIVEDYGNVTREDLIPREEMVVVLTQEDYVKRMPLSSFDPQHRGGKGIIGARLKDGDRVSKAFQASTHDYLLCFTDKGQVHQLKTYELPEMGRTARGRSAVNILTLDRDENVTAIVNADELDEDEFLTMATRGGYIKRTPVTEFDNILSTGIRAVKLEEGDELVDVAVTDGSGDVIIGTRDGMTIRFDEAEARSMGRSARGVNAIKLQGDDEVVGLVGTTDGDTSLLTVTCNGYGKRTKLSEYRVQSRYGKGLIDIKTNERNGVVAALETVTPDDDLVIMSEDGQIMRTHAGEVSEQGRNTMGVRVMQLDADDRVASVDVFSPGSDEDTDEEDASVESGDGDE, from the coding sequence ATGAGTTCAGACCTACCCGGCGATTCACCGGACGTCCCGGCGGAGCGCATCAACCCGGTCCGCGTCGAGGAGGAGATGGAGCAGTCGTACATCGACTACGCGATGAGCGTCATCGTCGGACGGGCGCTCCCGTCGGCCAAAGACGGGCTGAAACCCGTCCAGCGGCGCATCCTCTACGCGATGCACGAGGCGGGCATCACGTCGAACGCGGGCCACCGCAAGTGTTCGAACATCGTCGGGGACACGATGGGGAACTACCACCCCCACGGCGACCAGGCCATCTACGACGCACTCGCGCGGATGGCCCAGGACTTCTCGCTGCGCTACCCGCTCGTCGACGGGCAGGGGAACTTCGGGAGCGTCGACGGCGACCCGCCCGCCGCGATGCGGTACACGGAGGCGCGGATGGCCCCCATCGCCGAGGAGATGCTGGCCGACATCGAGAAGGACACCGTCGACTTCGAGGGGAACTACGACGACCGGTTGACCGAACCGACCGTCCTCCCCGCCGCCGTCCCGAACCTGCTGCTCAACGGGGCATCGGGCATCGCCGTCGGGATGTCGACGAACATCCCCCCGCACAATCTGGGGGAGATCGTCGACGCGGCCATCGAGGTCATCGACGACCCCGACTGCACCGTCATGGACCTGATGGAGCACGTCAAGGGGCCGGACTTCCCGACGGGCGCGAACATCGTCGGCCGGGAGGGTATCGTCGACGCCTACCAGACCGGTCGCGGGAAGCTCCGCGTTCGCGCGGAGCTGGAGGTCGAAGAGGAGGAACGGCGCATCGTCATCACGGAACTCCCGTACCAGGAGAACAAGGCGCGGCGCATCGAGCGCATCGCAGACGACGTGAACGACGGGCGCATCGAGGGCATCTCGGACATCCGCGACGAGTCCGACCGCGAGGGCATCCGCGTCGTCATCGAACTCAAGCGCGGCGCGAACGCAGACGTGGTGCGCAACCAGCTGCTCGAACACCACCTCGAACGGACGTTCAGCATCATCTCGCTGGCGCTGGTCGACGGGCAGCCCCGCGTCCTGAACCTGAAGGAACTGCTCGAACAGTTCGTCGAGCACCGTCGCAACGTCGTCCGTCGGCGCTCGCAGTTCGAACTCGACGAGGCCGAGGACCGCGCGCACATCCTCGAGGGCCGACTGCACGCGCTGGACCACGTCGACGAGGTGGTCGACCTCATCCGCGGCAGCGAGGACCGCGACGCCGCGCGGTCGGCGCTGGAAGAGCGGTTCGACTTCTCCGAGCGCCAGTCCGACCACATCGTCCGGATGCAACTCGGGAGCCTCACCTCCCTCGAAGCCGAGGAACTCCAGAACGAGTACGAGAAGGTCTCGGCCGAGATCGAGCGCCTGGAGACCATCCTCGGCGACGAGTCCGAACTGCTCGGCGTCATCAAAGAGGAACTCCGCGACATCAAAGACGAGTACGACGACGACCGTCGGACCTCCATCGTGGAGGACTACGGCAACGTCACGCGCGAGGACCTCATCCCCCGAGAGGAGATGGTCGTCGTCCTCACCCAGGAGGACTACGTCAAGCGGATGCCGCTGTCGTCGTTCGACCCCCAGCACCGCGGCGGGAAGGGCATCATCGGGGCCCGACTCAAGGACGGCGACCGGGTGTCGAAGGCGTTCCAGGCGAGCACGCACGACTACCTGCTCTGTTTCACCGACAAGGGCCAGGTCCACCAGCTGAAGACCTACGAACTGCCGGAGATGGGCCGCACCGCCAGGGGGCGGTCGGCGGTCAACATCCTCACGCTCGACCGCGACGAGAACGTGACGGCCATCGTCAACGCCGACGAACTCGACGAGGACGAGTTCCTGACGATGGCGACCCGCGGCGGGTACATCAAGCGCACCCCCGTCACCGAGTTCGACAACATCCTCTCGACGGGCATCCGCGCCGTCAAACTGGAGGAGGGCGACGAACTCGTCGACGTGGCCGTCACCGACGGCTCGGGCGACGTCATCATCGGGACGCGCGACGGCATGACCATCCGGTTCGACGAGGCCGAGGCCCGCTCGATGGGCCGCTCCGCGCGCGGCGTCAACGCCATCAAACTCCAGGGCGACGACGAGGTGGTCGGGCTCGTCGGAACGACCGACGGCGACACCTCGCTGCTGACCGTCACCTGCAACGGCTACGGCAAGCGGACGAAGCTCTCTGAGTACCGCGTCCAGTCGCGCTACGGGAAGGGGCTCATCGACATCAAGACCAACGAGCGCAACGGCGTCGTCGCCGCGCTGGAGACGGTGACGCCCGACGACGACCTCGTCATCATGAGCGAGGACGGCCAGATCATGCGCACCCACGCGGGGGAGGTGTCCGAACAGGGGCGCAACACGATGGGCGTGCGCGTGATGCAACTCGACGCCGACGACCGGGTCGCCAGCGTCGACGTGTTCTCACCGGGGAGCGACGAGGACACCGACGAGGAGGACGCGAGCGTCGAGAGCGGAGACGGCGACGAGTAA